One window from the genome of Jeotgalibaca sp. MA1X17-3 encodes:
- a CDS encoding DNA adenine methylase — MPVTKSPLRYPGGKTQLSEFLKNLLQINEMQNIVYCEPFSGGFGAGMELLFSNEVDSIIINDLDLGIYSIWNAILNDNKQFIKMIRDIPITIEEWHIQKEIYTNLINSHQYSIELGFATFFLNRTNRSGIISGGPIGGYNQESAYKLDCRFNKEGLIEKIRDIYNEKARIKLYNLEANDLINNVLLNENPKNLFIFFDPPYYKQGKNLYKNFFDHDNHIELRKCIDMMSHYKWITTYDYEENIKNIYRSYPALRYKIRYSANRVRKETEYLFHSSVTKIESFDKVEFQ; from the coding sequence ATGCCAGTAACAAAATCCCCATTAAGATACCCAGGTGGGAAAACGCAGCTTTCGGAATTTCTAAAAAACTTATTGCAAATTAATGAAATGCAAAATATTGTATATTGTGAGCCATTTTCGGGCGGATTCGGAGCCGGAATGGAGCTCCTCTTTTCCAATGAAGTAGATTCAATAATTATAAATGATTTAGATTTAGGCATTTATAGTATCTGGAATGCAATTTTAAATGATAACAAACAATTCATCAAAATGATTAGAGATATTCCAATCACAATTGAAGAGTGGCATATTCAAAAAGAAATTTATACTAATCTTATTAATAGTCACCAATATTCTATTGAATTGGGATTCGCCACCTTCTTTTTAAATAGAACAAACCGTTCTGGAATTATTAGTGGTGGTCCCATTGGTGGTTATAATCAAGAATCTGCTTACAAACTCGATTGCAGATTCAATAAAGAAGGATTAATTGAAAAAATTAGAGATATCTATAACGAAAAAGCTAGAATCAAACTTTATAATTTAGAAGCAAATGATTTAATTAATAACGTTTTGTTAAATGAAAATCCTAAAAACTTATTTATCTTTTTTGATCCACCTTATTACAAACAAGGGAAAAATTTATATAAGAACTTCTTTGATCACGATAATCATATTGAATTAAGGAAATGCATTGACATGATGAGTCACTATAAATGGATAACCACATATGACTATGAAGAAAACATTAAAAATATATACCGTTCATATCCTGCTCTAAGATATAAAATTAGATATTCAGCAAACAGAGTTAGAAAAGAAACTGAGTACTTATTTCACAGTTCTGTCACAAAAATAGAAAGTTTTGATAAAGTTGAGTTTCAATAA